In the genome of Pediococcus claussenii ATCC BAA-344, one region contains:
- the lepB gene encoding signal peptidase I, with protein MKTVRNILSWVIPIVVGLLIALLVRSYLFQIVRVDGTSMQPNLENNERVVVWKPATIKRMSVIVFDAHGEYPAATQPVDYVKRVIGLPGDTIKYHDGNLYVNDKKVPQSFINEEQRTKGTGNWTLESIAKKYNWGNDPQKVPANSYFVLGDHRSVSNDSRYWGFVHKDKIMGVVKVPFWDNNKAKNNVNDLAQDN; from the coding sequence ATGAAAACTGTAAGAAATATATTAAGCTGGGTTATCCCGATTGTGGTAGGACTATTAATAGCGTTATTAGTTAGATCATACCTTTTTCAAATTGTTAGAGTTGATGGAACCTCTATGCAACCTAATTTGGAGAATAACGAGAGGGTTGTTGTGTGGAAGCCTGCAACAATCAAGCGAATGAGTGTTATCGTATTTGATGCTCATGGCGAGTATCCAGCTGCAACTCAGCCAGTTGACTATGTAAAACGGGTGATCGGTTTGCCAGGAGATACAATTAAATATCATGATGGCAACTTATATGTAAATGATAAAAAGGTTCCTCAGAGCTTTATTAACGAGGAACAACGAACAAAGGGGACTGGTAATTGGACCCTAGAATCAATTGCTAAGAAGTATAATTGGGGTAATGATCCACAGAAGGTACCTGCTAATTCATACTTTGTATTAGGTGATCATCGTAGTGTTTCCAATGACAGCCGTTACTGGGGATTTGTCCATAAAGATAAGATTATGGGAGTGGTTAAGGTGCCATTTTGGGATAATAATAAGGCCAAAAATAATGTTAATGACTTAGCACAGGATAACTAG